TTAGGAGATATATGAAAAAAATAATCGTACATTATGATATGGATTCCTTCTATGCTTCCATTGAAATGAGAGACAATGAAAAATATAAAAATAGACCTTTAGTTGTTGCAGGGGGAGTAGTCACCACTGCTAATTATATGGCTAGAAAATTTGGCCTTCATTCTGCCATGTCCACATATGAAGCAAAAAAATTATGTCCTAACTTAGTTGTTGTTCCTGTTAACAAGAAAAAATATTCCTATGAATCAAATAGGATTCATGAGCTTGTTTTAAAAATAACTCATAAAATAGAATTTATAGCCCTTGATGAGGGATATATAGATATGACTGATGTTATCCATAATTATGATTCAATAGAAAAATTTGGAGAAGTTTTTAGAAAGAGAATATTTGAAATAACAGGTTTAACTTGTTCAATAGGAATTGGATTTAATAAACTAACTGCTAAAATTGCTAGTGATATAAATAAACCTGGTGGCCAATATATTTTTAAAACTGAGGAAGAGTTCACTGAATATATGAAGGATAAATCAATTAGAAAAATTCAAGGGGTAGGTAAAAAATTTGAGAAAATTTTAAATAAAAACAAAATATATATTGTTGAAGATATTTTAAAATATACTTATAAGGAACTTGTTGGAAAATATGGTGAGTCTAGAGGTAAACTTCTTTATTTATCTAGTAGAGGTATTGATCATAGGGAAGTAAAATATAATAGACCAACTCACTCAATAGGAAATGAATCTAC
The nucleotide sequence above comes from Fusobacterium sp. IOR10. Encoded proteins:
- the dinB gene encoding DNA polymerase IV — encoded protein: MKKIIVHYDMDSFYASIEMRDNEKYKNRPLVVAGGVVTTANYMARKFGLHSAMSTYEAKKLCPNLVVVPVNKKKYSYESNRIHELVLKITHKIEFIALDEGYIDMTDVIHNYDSIEKFGEVFRKRIFEITGLTCSIGIGFNKLTAKIASDINKPGGQYIFKTEEEFTEYMKDKSIRKIQGVGKKFEKILNKNKIYIVEDILKYTYKELVGKYGESRGKLLYLSSRGIDHREVKYNRPTHSIGNESTFSFPISTEEEIAKNIDDIYDKSFNRVISKNFLIQTVSIKVRYDNMKTISKSKTISFPTKDKEFLRFIVDELLETIDFKDKKIRLLGISFKNLVKEETRQLKLKMIR